TATTATCAGACAAAAATTCTGTACCCAATACCCAACCTTGGAATTTATACGTTCAAAATGCTGTGCAACAAGTATTAGCATCCGACTTGTCTACTAAAGTAATCAACAATAATTCTGATTGGTATACATTCGACGATGTAGCAGTGGATTCAGATGGTTATCTGTTAGTTGCCCAAGGTTATAATAACGATCCTTCAGCAGAACCCGGTTACTCCAGAATATCCCCAATCTGTATAGTCGAAGTTACAAAACTATCTTAATATTATAATATGGCAGGATTATCCAGTTCGGCAATTGTCGGATTTATCTCATCCGGAATAAAGATGGGTGAGAAAATCGTAGAATTCTTTTTATCCGGTTTTTCGGGTTATGGTTGGAAAATTTGGGAATATGTCAAGGGCAAGTGGATGCTTGAAATTGACGCTATCCGTGTACGTGGACAGTTCACCGTATTCGAGCTTCTGGTGTCTAAGATCAGGGCGATAATCGGTGCGCAGACTATTACACAGGGATGTGGCAAGATTAAGACAGTCCAGATGTCGGAAGACGGGACTGCCTACCTTGTCACACTCGAAGAACAGGACATGAGTTTCATGGAGCATGACTTCATCCGGTGCCAGGAGTTTACAGGCAACCAGCGATTGTATCACGTGGAGATAGAATCAATCGTTGACGGAGTAATCCGCATTCCGGTATCGGAGTTTGAATCGGAAGTGAACGAGGACGGGGTTACCTTTGTTACGAATCCCCCCATAGTGGGTGACGACATAGTGCAATTTGGTAACAGTTCATACGAAACACAGTACGCAGGAAGGCATTCCGCTATCTATATGCACGCTGATGAAAATGCACAGCCTGCCATTGACGTGCTGGCCGGTATTTATTCAAAGGACTGGAGCAACTGCCTGAAGGTTCGTGTGGGCGGTGATATACCGGGAACGAATGGATTGAAAGGATTCTATTGCGTCAACGGTATGCTGAAAGGTGTAGACGATGACGGGACAATCCTGTACCAGTTCAATCCCGACAGTTCCGGATTCATTGCAAAAGGCAATATCAGATGGGACAAGGAAGGTAACGGTGACATATTCAACAGGGCTATATATTGGGACACTGACGGCTTCCATTTCGGAAGTGGCGTGAAACTTACTTGGGATAACTTGGATAGTGAAGTAAAAAAAAACCTGAAAGGCGAACCTGGGAAAGACGGTAGCAGTCTTGTATATAAAGGCGAGTTCACTTCTCATCCCTCCAATCCTCAGAACGGCTGGTATTACCGCAATACATCCGACAAGAAGAACTATGTCTATCAAGATAATGCTTGGTATGTAATGACCGTTGACGGTGAGGATGGCCTGGACGGAATTAACGGTAATGACGGAAAGGATGGTCTGGACATTGTATGGAAAGGTGACTTGTCTGCCGCTCCAGCTGACCCTGTTAAAAACTGGGTGTATCGTGACACTGACAACGGGCGTGTCTACATCTATAACGGCACAGCTTGGGAATTAATGGTGGCAGATGGCCTGGACGGTACGGATGGTACAAACGGTAAGGATGGTATGAGAGTTTACATAACCTATCATGACAGCGAAACCGAACCTGCCGTTCCTACAGGGAATGGTACAACCGAAGGTTGGCATACAAATTCAACGGCATCCGTCGTTTGGATTTCACAGAAGGTTGCAGATAGTGCAGATTCAGGTGAATGGGGCACTCCTATCAGATTCAGAGGAAAAGACGGTCAAGATGCGAACCTTCTTCCGTGGATTGAGGAATGGAACAATAATAAGACGGAAATAGGAGGTGAGTATATGGTGTCTCCCAAGATGTTTTCCGGCACAAAAGACAGTAACGGGAAGCTGACAGGCGTCGCTATGGGACGTGATTGTCTCACCGGAGCTGACGGGACGAAGCGTACCGGGATATTCGCATTGGTTGATGATGAAGTAGTGTTCGAGCTTGATCCAGTCAATAAAAAGTACAAATTCAAAGGAGAGGTGTTCGCGAATAAGGGAACTTTTACTGGAACGGTAAATGCAAATGACGGCGTTATTGGTGGTTTTGAAATTGAAGGATCCGGGCTTAAAAACATTAGCGGACGAGATGCCATGATTTCCGTCCAAACGGATTATGGTGATCATCAAAGGCAAGCGGCACTTGGAAACACATTGTCCGCCATGGTCGGATTCGACGTGTCTGCTTATATGTCCGCTACAGGAAATTGGAACTCTTTCAACAGGGCACTCATGCTTCGCGCCAGTGGTAGTACGATGAGAAAGGATATGATGTTTGGGGGATATTGCAATTTATGCATTGACGCTATTGGTGGCGTTGACTGGAAAATGGACAAGAACGACCATTGGAGTATGCCCGGAGTCCTTGGTTTTGTTGCTGTTGAAAGAGATTTAAATTCTGTCCAAAGGTGGGGTGACGGAATGATAATATCACGCATACAACGCACAAGTACCGGACAATATACCTTATATCACTCACAAGGGCATACTGATTATATTGTAATTGTACAAACGACTCCCTGGGCAGTCGATGGCGAGCGTTGGACTATAGGTATAGAGTGTGGGCGGTACAATGATCATTTTAATATACAGACACTTGATGCCAATAAGGGGCTTATGAATATAGATTTTCGAGTTGTTGTAATAGGACGCCCCGCCGATTAATACTTTTCTGCAATTGGTTATCAGTTACCTATAAAAGAAGATGAACTTTTCCAAAGTACGAAGAAAATGGAGTAAAAAGAAAGCCGTCCTGTTCATCACGAAGTTACTATTAAATAAAAATTGAAAATACACATTTCGTTTTATGTTAACGAGATTGAAAACTATTCAAATCGATTTGTGATAACTTCGCAAATCGTTTTGCCGTTTATACATGTTTAGCTATATATAAGCTCTCCGTTTCGTAGATATATTCAGCTAAGTCTTTTAGTTTTTTAGAGCATCTGACGTGTACTTCCCCTCTTTCGAATTTGTGCAAATAAACAGTGAGAAGTTCCGTTTCATCTCCGGTTAATCCTGTCCTGTTTTCGAGTTCCTCCCAACTGATGATTTCCCCTTTCACATGTCTTCTAGTGTTCTTTTTCCGTTTTTGGACCTTCTTTTTTACTTGTACTTTTTTCTCTTGTTGATTTGTTTTTTTCTTTGCCATAGTTTGCTAATTTTTGCAATGGTTAAATAAATTAAATAATAAATTATACTTTGGCAAGCGTGCAACGAACCTGCAAAAAGATTTGTTTTTTTGCTGCATGCCAAATGGTATATATTATAAAATAACTAGTGATGCAAATGATGAGTAAAAATGGATTTAGCCGGTGTGGAGAGATCTACATCGGTCGTTTGCGAAAGGAAGGGCGTTATTCTACGGCGCATGTCTACAAAAATGCCCTCCTTTCTTTCAGCCTGTTCTGCGGCACGTTCAATGTGTCGTTCAGGCAAGTAACCCGGGAACGTTTACGACGTTACGGACAGTATCTTTATGAATGTGGGTTGAAGCCCAACACCGTTTCCACGTATATGCGTATGCTTCGCAGTATCTACAACCGGGGAGTGGAAGCGGGTAGTGCTCCTTACATCCCCCGCCTGTTTCACGATGTCTATACGGGTGTGGATGTTCGTCAGAAGAAAGCCCTTCCTGTCACCGAGTTGCGGAAGCTGCTTTATGAAGATCCCCAATCGGAACGTTTACGCCATACACAGGCTATTGCCGCTCTGATGTTCCAGTTTTGCGGAATGTCGTTTGCCGACTTGGCACATCTGGAAAAGTCAGCTTTGGACCGGAACGTGTTGCGGTACAACCGTGTCAAGACGAAAACTCCGATCAGTGTGGAAGTGCTGGATACCGCGAAGGAGATGATTCACCGGCTTCGCAACAGTCAGCCTTCCCGCCCTGATTGTCCGGACTATCTGTTTGATATCCTATCCGGTGATAAGAAACGTAAGGATGAAGGAGCTTACCGTGAATACCAGAGTGCTCTTCGTCGATTTAATAATTGTTTGAAGGATCTGGCTCGGGCTCTCCGTTTGAATTCTCCTGTCACTTCCTACACGCTCCGTCATTCTTGGGCAACGACAGCCAAGTATCGCGGAGTGCCGATTGAAATGATTAGTGAATCATTGGGACACAAATCTATAAAAACCACACAAATCTACCTGAAAGGCTTCGAGCTTAAAGAACGTACAGAGGTAAATAAAGGGAATTTATCTTACATAAAGAATTGTTATGTAGGTAAATAAAAAGATGTAATGAGTTAATAATCAGAATTAAAGTGTATCTATTACTTCTTAGGTAACAGAATTAAATTTGACGCAAAGATAGACATATTTTAAGATAGTAAACAAATATTTTCCCATTTTTTTTCGTTTTATCTGAAACATAGGGCAAAAAAGTATTTGAACATGAAATCTCTTTTTTCATGCTCAATGATTTTTTATTGCCCGAAATCAAGAAATCTTCTCGTTGAATATCAGGCCCCCCTCTTTTACACCCTGTATATCAGTGTAATTTCCCTTTTTCATTGTTGTGTGTGTCTTGTGTATATACTGCCTGTTACCTAAGAAGTAACAGATATACATGGGGTAAAAAAATATGATTTTAACGAAACAAAAATCAGCAAATGCTGGGCCTAGTAATGGGACAGGGGAAGGCGTAGCATACTCAAAACGTTGGTATGTCGCTTTGGTTCGCATGCATCACGAGAAGAAAGTAGCCGAGCGTTTAAATAAAATGGGGATTGAGAATTTCGTTCCGGTTCAGCAGGAACTTCATCAATGGAGTGACCGACGCAAGATGGTCGAGTCTGTATTGCTTCCAATGATGGTATTCGTACACGTTGATGCAAAAGAACGTAAAGAAGTTCTTTCCTTTTCTACAGTAAGTCGGTATATGGTAATGCGAGGTGAGAGCAGTCCGACTATCATTCCTGATGAGCAGATGGCTCGTTTCCGATTTATGCTTGATTATTCAAAATATGTCATTTCCATGAACAGTGCTCCCTTGGCACGTGGTGAAAAAGTTCGCGTCATTAAAGGTCCTTTAACTGGACTTGTGGGTGAACTTGTTACAGTAGACGG
The nucleotide sequence above comes from Bacteroides caccae. Encoded proteins:
- a CDS encoding DUF4119 family protein translates to MAKKKTNQQEKKVQVKKKVQKRKKNTRRHVKGEIISWEELENRTGLTGDETELLTVYLHKFERGEVHVRCSKKLKDLAEYIYETESLYIAKHV
- a CDS encoding UpxY family transcription antiterminator, whose translation is MILTKQKSANAGPSNGTGEGVAYSKRWYVALVRMHHEKKVAERLNKMGIENFVPVQQELHQWSDRRKMVESVLLPMMVFVHVDAKERKEVLSFSTVSRYMVMRGESSPTIIPDEQMARFRFMLDYSKYVISMNSAPLARGEKVRVIKGPLTGLVGELVTVDGKSKIAVRLNMLGCACADMPVGYVEPVRF
- a CDS encoding tyrosine-type DNA invertase cluster 3b; translation: MSKNGFSRCGEIYIGRLRKEGRYSTAHVYKNALLSFSLFCGTFNVSFRQVTRERLRRYGQYLYECGLKPNTVSTYMRMLRSIYNRGVEAGSAPYIPRLFHDVYTGVDVRQKKALPVTELRKLLYEDPQSERLRHTQAIAALMFQFCGMSFADLAHLEKSALDRNVLRYNRVKTKTPISVEVLDTAKEMIHRLRNSQPSRPDCPDYLFDILSGDKKRKDEGAYREYQSALRRFNNCLKDLARALRLNSPVTSYTLRHSWATTAKYRGVPIEMISESLGHKSIKTTQIYLKGFELKERTEVNKGNLSYIKNCYVGK